Part of the Fibrobacter sp. UWP2 genome is shown below.
TTGTGTTTGATTTGTGGTTATTTCAAATCTAAAAATTGGAACATCCTATTTTTTTACCCCCTTAGTGGAATTTGCGAAAGAAAATATACGTTACCCGCGCTTTTCGTACTTGGTGGTAGCGGTCGGGAACACGCCGTCGCAAGGCATCTTGGAGACGGGGAGGAGTTCGCCGTTGCCCTTGATGATTTCTGCGGTGGGGGAGTAGTCTATGGGCGTTCCCGCACATATATGTGCGGTCGGGCTATATTCTGGGGGCAATCGGCTGCGCTTACGCTTGCCGCTTACCTCCCAGAACCAAGCCCCGCTACGCGGGTCTTGTCCCCAAGGGGTCACTATCCCTAACGCATTTCGCCTTGGTTCGGCTGAGGTGCTGCCGAATCCTGTGCATTCAAAATTTCACGGATAATCTTGAATCCAGTTACGATTTTATCTGAAGGGCTTCCCGAAGGCGGATTTGAATCTTCGTCTTCTAGCGTCTGGAAAGCCCAGCTCAGTTTATTTTGCTTGGCTTCCAAACGGTAATCTGTTGTCACCCTATTAATCGCATCCAATAAAGATTCAGGATTAACGTTAGACATCTGCAGTGTATTGTCTATGCCCAAATGCTTTAATCGGAGAGCATTGTCTATCTGGTCTTTACCCATAGGGCAAATAATAAACTTGCGGTTAAAATAGATGCATTCCTTGATAGATGCAAGACCGCCATGAATGATGGCGCAAGAAACACAACCATTTTTGGCGAGCAAGTCCCGTTGCGGCACCCAGTTGACAACGCGGATTTTCGATTTGTCGTAATCGTCCCATTCGTCACTGTTTACCAATTTTGAACCGACGGCAAGCAGCAATGTGTAATCTGCCATTTGCGGAGCCTGCATCGCCTTGCACATGGAATGGAATAGATTTTTCGCCTTGTCTTCGTAGTCGAGAACCTGTGAACCAGCAGACACAAAAATGACATTCTGCAAAGAATTAAGGAACCCTGGAATTGGATTGTGATTATCGTCTTCTTCATCCTTCCAAATAACCGTTTCCCCGTCAGAGTCGATTGAGTGCGGCAGGGTAGGTTGTTCACTCAGAATGCAGGGGTCCACATAGCGCACTAATTCGCCATGTTCGTAATGGTCGTAATCATACTCCCTGGGGCATGGAATCAATTCGTTAAATGATTCTAGCGGAGCAACAAAGTCGTCCAAGGTAATATTAGGCTCTCTCGTCGAAACTTTCCCCCTTGTTGCCATATTTATAATCTTGTATAGTTCAGGCTTCGAGAAAGCCAACAAATTTAGTTTGGCACGAACAGCGGGGTCGTCTTGGGGATGTCTCAAATAGGTGGTCGAGATGACAAAATCCAAATCGGTCCGACGAGTCCGCGTTTCTTCGTAGCCATCATCTTCTTCTTCAGAATCGTCCTCGTCTTCATTACTATCAAGTTCTATTTCATTTTCATCGCCATCATTTCCGTCATTTTCTTCGGTCTCTTCTTCAACTTTTTCAAAACCATAAATCCAGTAGAAGAGCAAAGTTTCTAACGAAGTAAAGTAACCGCCCACAAGCATATTAGGGTCAGCCAGGGTCCAGGCCTTCCAAATAGATTTGGCGTCTTCTATCAAATCTTTGCTGGGCATCCTTGCGTCATCTGGAAGTTTGAATTCAATATTCGAATCAACCACATCGCCATTTTTGTCTATCAATTCAAAATACTGACTATAAAGAATTGCCCAGATGTGCCATGTTTTCCAACGTTCGTTGGGGCTAGAATGACTTGCTGTCGTGTAACCTTCTGGGTACATGTTTTCTAGAATCGTATGGAAAGGAAAATGACCGCCGCCATTGTCATAGCCGCTTATAATTGATGCACAGTCCTGTATGCCCATGTAATTTACAGAATAGGCATGTTCCTGATTTTCCATTTGGTTATGCAAAACCTGCGCCCATTTCAGCGTAGGCAACCAGTGTCCCTGTTCCTTGTAAACGTCGGGCCAGAAAAGAATGGATTTGGGCTTGTTGGGCATAGCACGTTCCTTCTGTTGTAAAAAAATAGATAAATGTTTTTTGCTTAATCCTTTATGCAACGAATCGAATACATCATATTAATTCCATGTGCATAATTAATGGAGGATGCATCATCCGATTTATCATATAATCTGAAAAAATAAGGATTAGTATCTTTTTCCCAATAGTAAAATGCTGTAGTGGAATCCGAATTATACCACTTTACTGAATAACTATAGGTTCCCGCAATTAACGCAGAAAAACCACTTTCATTTGTACTCGTACTAGACCATGAACCATCTGCTTTTTTAAGTTTTGCTGCAGCGTTATTTCCGAGAAATGAAACTAGTGTTTCCCAATCGCTTTTAAGCGGGATATTCCATCCTTCAGGACAAATACCTTGACGATTGGATCGCGTCGCCTTATACAAGGCGATTTTTCTAGTATAAAGTCTTCCATAAGTAGAGCATTTTTTTGAATCTTCTGAGGATTTCAAAACACCCCCACCACAAACAGTTTCCCCGCTATAAATCGTTCCAACCGTATCATTTGGCATATAATTTAAGTTTTCTGCCATCCAAATTTGCTCGCCGATCGTTACTGTTTTATAAACTTGATTATCTCGCAAATCTGTCAAAGTATTGTTTTCTGCATCATATATACTATTCATAGATGAAGAACTTTGGATGCTGGATGAACTATTTTCATCAATCAAACTACTTGATGATTCTTCTATTTTTACTGAACTTGAGGAACTTTCGTTCTTTGTTGAACTTGACGATTCTTCCAGGACCTTAGAACTAGAGGATTCCTCTGTTTTGGCCATACTTGAGGAACTTTCGTTCTTCGCTGAACTAGACGATTCTTCCAGGACCTTAGAACTAGAGGATTCCTCTGTTTTGGCCATACTTGAGGAACTTTCGTTCTTCGCTGAACTAGACGATTCTTCCAGGACTTTAGAACTAGAGGAATTCTTTTTTTCTACCAAACTTGAAGAATTTCCATTTTTTATTGAACTAGATGATTTATCAATTGTTTGAGAACTCGATGGTTCCACTTTTTTCACCGAACTCGAGGATTTTTCAACACTTGATGACCTATTATCATCGTTCAAGGAAGAAGATGTTTCAAATGTTTGTTCATAGGAACTAGCACTAGAACCATCATCCCCACAAGACACCAGAAATAAGGCTATCAAAAAAGCTGGAGCAAAAATTCTAGACATTATTTTGCCCCCTCTTTTCCTTTGCGAGCCGTATAGCTTATATAAATTATAACATCATCTATAGAATATTTGCTATTTTCGTGAGTTGAATTTTCCCCATTAATTTGCGATGGGTCACCTTTTATAGAAAGGTTCCAACTAGAAGTCGCTCCAGCACCTTCAAATGGAGAATATTTATCTGTTTTAAAGCTGAAGTCAAATTTACCTTCATGAATATGGGCCATGCTTGTAGCTAGAGTTTGAACTCCAACTCGGTTTTCAATAAAGACATCATTTCCCTTCAAATCAAGGGAATTGCTGTTTAGAGATAATGTCGCGTTCAGGAAACAGCCCTCATAATTAGGCGCAATTACTTCTATCCGAACATCTTTTATCCTGCGGAAGAAAAGAAAATCAAAATCTCTAGAAAATAATTCTACAGGAATTTCAAAAGAAGTCTGTGCATCTTTTTTTATTTTTGAAAGAGGATCCTGATTAACAATGTCTGCATAATTATATTCAAGATCTTTCAAACTTATCGGTCTTATTATTTCTATTTCTTTTTGATCATTCTCTAAATAAGCAACTTCCATGGCATGCAAGTCCGCAATGAGTCTATCGGCAGACAGTAAACCACTATACGCGCCATCCCAATAGCTGTTACTGATAAAGGATTTTGCATTGCCCATATCAGTGTCGCCTATTTCAAAATGATAGCATTTTTCGGCCATCTTGGCAACTTTCGTGGTCAGCTTGCACATTGTCTTGGAGAGTTTTGTCATTTGCTTTACAAGCCATTCATGCAAATCCTTATTCGTGAACTTGTCGCAGAGGAAATCGTATTCTTCTTCGTCTCGCTCTAGTTCCTTCTCAAAGAGTTCCTGTTCCTTTTCGTTACGCTGCTGGCGAATCGTATTGATAAGGATTTGCTTTTGCGTCTGGTCTATTTCATTATTCGCAATGGATTCTTCGAAGGATTCCTCTTCCGTAGCCTTCTTTTCCTCGCCTTTGGCCTTTTGCTGTAAAGCAGCCGCTTCCCTTTCGAGAGCCTTGGAAAGGTAACTTTCCGCCATCGTCAATGCGGCTTCGCCCAACTTGCGGCCACCATACGAAGCGACATGGAAGTCTATGCCGCCGAACGCATTCACTATACCTCCGGCATCCATGTCGGGGATGCTGAACATGGCAGAAGCGATTCGTTTTGCGGCTTCTGTCTTTTCTCGCAAATCGGCGACCTTCTGCATAGTCTTTGCATAGCCGTTTTCGAAATCGGTCGCAATTTTTTGAAGTCTCGACTTGTGGTGTTCCTGTTTCTTTGTCTTTTTCTCCTTTTCGATTTCTAGGGATGCCGCCTCGGTTTCCAGCTCCTTCATCTGAATCTCGAAGATGTTTTGCGAGAGCTTCTTGGCCGTGATACGGTGTTGCATACGCAACTGCGCCAACGCTTCGGAATCCTTGTCTTTCAAGGCCTGCAGCAAAGTCTCTTGCATATTGCGCAAGTCGCGGGCGATTTCCAGAGCCTTTGCCACAATGACCTTGAAGCGGTAATGCGGCAGCGCGGCTCCGGCATCAGCGAGAATCTCACTGATGGAAAGCCCTGCGGCCCTAGCCTTTACTAGCATTCCCGGGTCAATGGGCGGTGCAAACAATGCAAGCGTTCTCTTGATGCCTTCGATATTCAGGCTGTTGCGAATTTTATACAACCTGTCGGCCACAATGTCCCAGAAAGCCATCAAATTCTCGTTACGCGGAACATTGAAGTAGAAGGTCTGTTTGGAAATATCCGAAATCATGGATGTTCGCGGCGAAATCATGCTCTGTTGCGTAGAACGGTCTCGGACTCGACCAATCAGCATGGAGTCTTCGTATTCAATAAGCGAATTTGCCCAGTCATGATTTTTATTCTTGTCCTCATCCTTGGGGGCGTATTGCTCAACGCAAAGCATCCTTGCCGCTGTCCAGACTTCTTCTATCGATGGGTCGGGAGCCTCGGCACTCTTCGGGCCGAGAATGTCGGCAGCCATAATGTAGAACTGTATGGCAAGATTCACGGATTCTGTCGTATCTTGCGTGAACAGTTCATCACCACGGGCTATAAGCGTGTTCAGATACTTCATTATCACGAATTTCTGATAGGCGACATAGCGCATCTTGGCAATCAAATGAGGTTCAAACGGATCGAACTTCCATTGGTCAATAAGGCATTGCAATTCCTGTTTCTTCTTCGTGTCGCTTGACTTCGTGAGCACTGACAATGTTTCAAGAATTGTCTTGTCAGCATCCGGGTTCGCAAAGAAGGGCAGGAATCGCCAATATTGCGCACCGGACGGCAAATCTTTCGCCCAACGGGCAATCCTTTCGGGACCTTCCTTTTTGCCTTGCGGGTCAAATACCAACTGGAGCCATTCTAGTGCAGCTTCGTATTTTTCTTCGGAAATCAACTTGTCCGCGATACGCACTGGCACATAGAAGAATAGTTCCCAGTTATAAATGCCATTGGGCGTATTCCAGTGAAAATCTACATAAGGAGCTGGATATGGCGTCGTAACCAAACTTGACGGACAATATTGGTCTTCAAAGAACGACTGGCCCATATCCCACGCAGCCCAGTCTCCTGCAATATGGTAACCAATTGCGGAACCGAAATAGTAGTTATAGCCTGAATACATAGTGTAATAACTATCTACACGTTCCAGCGCCTGGATTCCGCGACTATGGAGTTCCTTCTTTCCTCCATTACGATACTGGTTAAAGAATTCATCGACCAAGGGGTGCGACATCAGGACGAATTCGTAAGTCACATTATTCCTTGTGTCCGATTTCGGATAGACAAAGAACGTGTTCTTTGAATCCATATAGAAGAAAGGCAGATTGCTGACATGCCCCTCGATGTCGTCAGGATTGTAAAAATCCATATTTACGGGCAATATGCGGAATTCACGATCCTTGTAAAGAATGTCCCTGTTTTTATAAACAAGTGACTGAGTTCCTTCAGAAACCCAATAGTTTCTTTTGAGGTAGGTTTCATCTGGAGAGAACAATTTGACCAGTGTGCCTCGTTCATCTCCTTCTGCTGCAAGCGCTTCAAGTCTTTTCGGTTTAGAAGCATCATCTAATGAAGCAACAGCAGAATCAACACCGTTTGCTTTACACTCATCCTTACCATCCGCATAAAGTAGTATTTGCCCTATTGGTGATAATCGTTGTGTTTCAACTCCCTTATAGCATCTGGTTTCAATATATTGATTTACTTCTGTATCG
Proteins encoded:
- a CDS encoding glycosyltransferase, whose product is MHKGLSKKHLSIFLQQKERAMPNKPKSILFWPDVYKEQGHWLPTLKWAQVLHNQMENQEHAYSVNYMGIQDCASIISGYDNGGGHFPFHTILENMYPEGYTTASHSSPNERWKTWHIWAILYSQYFELIDKNGDVVDSNIEFKLPDDARMPSKDLIEDAKSIWKAWTLADPNMLVGGYFTSLETLLFYWIYGFEKVEEETEENDGNDGDENEIELDSNEDEDDSEEEDDGYEETRTRRTDLDFVISTTYLRHPQDDPAVRAKLNLLAFSKPELYKIINMATRGKVSTREPNITLDDFVAPLESFNELIPCPREYDYDHYEHGELVRYVDPCILSEQPTLPHSIDSDGETVIWKDEEDDNHNPIPGFLNSLQNVIFVSAGSQVLDYEDKAKNLFHSMCKAMQAPQMADYTLLLAVGSKLVNSDEWDDYDKSKIRVVNWVPQRDLLAKNGCVSCAIIHGGLASIKECIYFNRKFIICPMGKDQIDNALRLKHLGIDNTLQMSNVNPESLLDAINRVTTDYRLEAKQNKLSWAFQTLEDEDSNPPSGSPSDKIVTGFKIIREILNAQDSAAPQPNQGEMR
- a CDS encoding FISUMP domain-containing protein translates to MNSIYDAENNTLTDLRDNQVYKTVTIGEQIWMAENLNYMPNDTVGTIYSGETVCGGGVLKSSEDSKKCSTYGRLYTRKIALYKATRSNRQGICPEGWNIPLKSDWETLVSFLGNNAAAKLKKADGSWSSTSTNESGFSALIAGTYSYSVKWYNSDSTTAFYYWEKDTNPYFFRLYDKSDDASSINYAHGINMMYSIRCIKD